A stretch of the Carassius carassius chromosome 6, fCarCar2.1, whole genome shotgun sequence genome encodes the following:
- the bdh2 gene encoding dehydrogenase/reductase SDR family member 6 isoform X1, whose translation MIRLLLKTMGRLDGKVIVLSAAAQGIGKASAIAFAKEGAQVTATDINGEKLKELDGIPGIKTKVVDVTKKDQVEALAKDFDYVDVLFNVAGFVHHGSILECEESDWDFTMNVNVRSMYLMIKAFLPKMLARKSGNIINMASVASSIKGVVNRCVYSTSKAAIIGLTKSVAADFLEQGIRCNCICPGTVDTPSLRQRIQDRPDPEQAFKDFMARQKSGRLCTAEEVAHLCLYLASDESAYVTGTEAIIDGGWRL comes from the exons ATGATCAG GTTATTATTGAAGACAATGGGCCGTTTGGATGGGAAAGTGATAGTCCTTTCAGCAGCAGCACAAGGCATTGGAAAAGCTTCTGCTATA GCTTTTGCCAAGGAAGGTGCCCAAGTCACTGCTACAGATATCAACGGGGAGAAACTTAAAGAGCTGGATGGCATTCCAG ggatcaAAACCAAAGTTGTCGATGTTACCAAGAAAGACCAAGTGGAGGCCCTGGCCAAGGATTTTGACTATGTGGATGTGCTCTTCAATGTTGCTGG ATTTGTCCATCATGGCTCAATACTGGAGTGTGAGGAATCAGATTGGGACTTTACTATGAACGTGAATGTCCGCAGCATGTACCTGATGATCAAGGCCTTCCTGCCTAAG ATGCTGGCTCGTAAATCTGGAAATATCATCAATATGGCATCTGTGGCATCTAGTATCAaag GAGTTGTGAACCGATGTGTCTACAGCACGTCTAAAGCTGCCATCATTGGACTGACCAAATCAGTGGCAGCTGATTTCCTGGAACAAGGAATCCGCTGTAATTGTATCTGCCCTG GAACTGTAGATACACCATCATTACGACAGAGAATTCAGGACAGACCTGATCCAGAGCAG GCTTTTAAAGACTTTATGGCCAGACAGAAGAGTGGTAGATTGTGCACTGCAGAAGAAGTGGCACATCTGTGTTTGTACTTGGCCTCAGATGAG TCTGCCTATGTAACAGGAACGGAAGCCATCATTGATGGAGGATGGAGACTCTGA
- the LOC132142614 gene encoding sodium/hydrogen exchanger 9B2-like isoform X1, whose translation MEDAQSRPLPAPSTHSQRTEDAACGLGNHAEQHHLTVSQTVLVVPKRSESPSPSMTEETIYVPRLVSSVDACTNTDPPYKCCPWLRRLCPCPPRGLLATIITKVSMAAVLFGVVWSITEKECLPGGNLFGIVTLFICSVAGGKLFGCIRFPNVPPLPPLLGMLLAGFILRNIPVVTDAIYIDVRWSASLRNIALGVILVKAGLELDGKALKKLKAVCLRLSMCPLTCEATTMAVISYLILGLPWVWGFILGFVLGAVSPAVVVPSMLLLHKEGYGLEQGIPTLLMAACSVDDIIAITCFTTCLGIAFSTGTVWLNVLRGPLEVLGGAAAGVALGYFLRYFPSRDQGNLVLKRSFLLLGLAVFALFGCNVAGIPGAGGLCALVLTFVAGIGWGKAKAPVEAVVERFWHVFQPLLFGLIGAEVIITSLEVTTVFLGIAALFIALTVRLLITFVVVLRAGFNLKEKVFIALAWMPKATVQAAIGSTALDMARSKNDLELQKYGMDVLTVAVLSILITAPIGALLISLLGPRLLRKPKNPEWAVSQGALSASETPMTFESAL comes from the exons ATGGAGGATGCTCAGTCCAGACCCCTCCCAGCGCCCTCCACTCACTCTCAGAGGACTGAGGATGCAGCCTGCGGCTTGGGAAATCATGCTGAA CAGCATCACCTTACTGTCAGTCAGACAGTCCTGGTGGTTCCAAAGCGCTCCGAGAGCCCCAGTCCAAGTATGACTGAAGAGACGATCTATGTCCCTCGACTGGTGTCTTCAGTTGATGCTTGTACTAACACAGACCCTCCGTACAAATGCTGCCCATGGCTGCGCAGACTATGTCCGTGTCCACCCAGAGGCCTGCTAGCTACCATTATCACCAAAG TGTCCATGGCTGCAGTGCTCTTTGGGGTTGTGTGGTCCATTACAGAGAAGGAATGTCTTCCTGGCGGCAACCTTTTTGGCATCGTGACCTTGTTTATTTGTTCTGTAGCCGGGGGAAAGCTGTTTGGATGCATACGCTTCCCAAATGTGCCACCTTTACCTCCACTACTTG GCATGCTGCTGGCAGGGTTCATCCTCAGAAACATCCCTGTGGTGACAGATGCAATTTACATTGATGTTAGATGGTCTGCTTCTCTGAGGAACATCGCACTGGGTGTTATTCTGGTCAAGGCTGGGCTGGAATTAGATGGCAAG GCTCTGAAGAAGCTGAAAGCTGTGTGTTTGCGTTTGTCCATGTGCCCTCTCACTTGCGAGGCAACCACTATGGCTGTGATCTCCTATTTAATACTGGGTCTTCCATGGGTCTGGGGCTTTATTTTAGG GTTTGTTCTTGGGGCCGTTTCTCCAGCTGTTGTGGTTCCGTCAATGCTGCTTCTGCATAAGGAAGGATACGGTTTAGAGCAGGGTATACCTACTCTTCTCATGGCAGCATGCAGCGTTGATGACATCATTGCCATTACCTGCTTCACCACCTGCTTGGGTATAGCCTTTTCAACAG GCACCGTGTGGTTAAATGTGCTGAGGGGACCGCTGGAGGTATTAGGTGGCGCTGCCGCTGGTGTGGCTTTAGGGTACTTTCTACGTTACTTCCCCAGCAGAGACCAG GGAAATCTCGTACTGAAGCGTTCCTTCCTGTTGTTGGGGCTGGCCGTGTTTGCTTTGTTTGGCTGTAACGTGGCTGGGATTCCTGGCGCAGGAGGTCTCTGTGCGCTGGTGCTGACGTTTGTGGCTGGAATAGGCTGGGGGAAAGCTAAG GCTCCAGTGGAAGCGGTGGTGGAGAGGTTTTGGCACGTGTTCCAGCCCCTTCTCTTTGGTCTCATCGGTGCGGAGGTTATCATTACATCTTTGGAGGTCACGACTGTGT TTCTGGGTATAGCAGCCCTGTTCATCGCACTCACGGTACGCCTGCTTATCACTTTTGTTGTGGTACTGCGAGCCGGCTTTAACCTGAAAGAGAAAGTCTTCATCGCTCTAGCCTGGATGCCTAAAGCAACAGTACAG GCTGCCATAGGCTCTACAGCTCTGGACATGGCGCGCTCCAAGAATGACCTTGAGCTGCAGAAGTACGGCATGGACGTCCTCACTGTGGCTGTGCTGTCCATTCTCATCACTGCTCCTATTGGAGCGCTCCTCATCAGTCTACTCGGTCCTCGACTCCTGCGGAAACCAAAGAACCCTGAGTGGG
- the bdh2 gene encoding dehydrogenase/reductase SDR family member 6 isoform X2, giving the protein MGRLDGKVIVLSAAAQGIGKASAIAFAKEGAQVTATDINGEKLKELDGIPGIKTKVVDVTKKDQVEALAKDFDYVDVLFNVAGFVHHGSILECEESDWDFTMNVNVRSMYLMIKAFLPKMLARKSGNIINMASVASSIKGVVNRCVYSTSKAAIIGLTKSVAADFLEQGIRCNCICPGTVDTPSLRQRIQDRPDPEQAFKDFMARQKSGRLCTAEEVAHLCLYLASDESAYVTGTEAIIDGGWRL; this is encoded by the exons ATGGGCCGTTTGGATGGGAAAGTGATAGTCCTTTCAGCAGCAGCACAAGGCATTGGAAAAGCTTCTGCTATA GCTTTTGCCAAGGAAGGTGCCCAAGTCACTGCTACAGATATCAACGGGGAGAAACTTAAAGAGCTGGATGGCATTCCAG ggatcaAAACCAAAGTTGTCGATGTTACCAAGAAAGACCAAGTGGAGGCCCTGGCCAAGGATTTTGACTATGTGGATGTGCTCTTCAATGTTGCTGG ATTTGTCCATCATGGCTCAATACTGGAGTGTGAGGAATCAGATTGGGACTTTACTATGAACGTGAATGTCCGCAGCATGTACCTGATGATCAAGGCCTTCCTGCCTAAG ATGCTGGCTCGTAAATCTGGAAATATCATCAATATGGCATCTGTGGCATCTAGTATCAaag GAGTTGTGAACCGATGTGTCTACAGCACGTCTAAAGCTGCCATCATTGGACTGACCAAATCAGTGGCAGCTGATTTCCTGGAACAAGGAATCCGCTGTAATTGTATCTGCCCTG GAACTGTAGATACACCATCATTACGACAGAGAATTCAGGACAGACCTGATCCAGAGCAG GCTTTTAAAGACTTTATGGCCAGACAGAAGAGTGGTAGATTGTGCACTGCAGAAGAAGTGGCACATCTGTGTTTGTACTTGGCCTCAGATGAG TCTGCCTATGTAACAGGAACGGAAGCCATCATTGATGGAGGATGGAGACTCTGA
- the LOC132142614 gene encoding sodium/hydrogen exchanger 9B2-like isoform X2, protein MEDAQSRPLPAPSTHSQRTEDAACGLGNHAEHHLTVSQTVLVVPKRSESPSPSMTEETIYVPRLVSSVDACTNTDPPYKCCPWLRRLCPCPPRGLLATIITKVSMAAVLFGVVWSITEKECLPGGNLFGIVTLFICSVAGGKLFGCIRFPNVPPLPPLLGMLLAGFILRNIPVVTDAIYIDVRWSASLRNIALGVILVKAGLELDGKALKKLKAVCLRLSMCPLTCEATTMAVISYLILGLPWVWGFILGFVLGAVSPAVVVPSMLLLHKEGYGLEQGIPTLLMAACSVDDIIAITCFTTCLGIAFSTGTVWLNVLRGPLEVLGGAAAGVALGYFLRYFPSRDQGNLVLKRSFLLLGLAVFALFGCNVAGIPGAGGLCALVLTFVAGIGWGKAKAPVEAVVERFWHVFQPLLFGLIGAEVIITSLEVTTVFLGIAALFIALTVRLLITFVVVLRAGFNLKEKVFIALAWMPKATVQAAIGSTALDMARSKNDLELQKYGMDVLTVAVLSILITAPIGALLISLLGPRLLRKPKNPEWAVSQGALSASETPMTFESAL, encoded by the exons ATGGAGGATGCTCAGTCCAGACCCCTCCCAGCGCCCTCCACTCACTCTCAGAGGACTGAGGATGCAGCCTGCGGCTTGGGAAATCATGCTGAA CATCACCTTACTGTCAGTCAGACAGTCCTGGTGGTTCCAAAGCGCTCCGAGAGCCCCAGTCCAAGTATGACTGAAGAGACGATCTATGTCCCTCGACTGGTGTCTTCAGTTGATGCTTGTACTAACACAGACCCTCCGTACAAATGCTGCCCATGGCTGCGCAGACTATGTCCGTGTCCACCCAGAGGCCTGCTAGCTACCATTATCACCAAAG TGTCCATGGCTGCAGTGCTCTTTGGGGTTGTGTGGTCCATTACAGAGAAGGAATGTCTTCCTGGCGGCAACCTTTTTGGCATCGTGACCTTGTTTATTTGTTCTGTAGCCGGGGGAAAGCTGTTTGGATGCATACGCTTCCCAAATGTGCCACCTTTACCTCCACTACTTG GCATGCTGCTGGCAGGGTTCATCCTCAGAAACATCCCTGTGGTGACAGATGCAATTTACATTGATGTTAGATGGTCTGCTTCTCTGAGGAACATCGCACTGGGTGTTATTCTGGTCAAGGCTGGGCTGGAATTAGATGGCAAG GCTCTGAAGAAGCTGAAAGCTGTGTGTTTGCGTTTGTCCATGTGCCCTCTCACTTGCGAGGCAACCACTATGGCTGTGATCTCCTATTTAATACTGGGTCTTCCATGGGTCTGGGGCTTTATTTTAGG GTTTGTTCTTGGGGCCGTTTCTCCAGCTGTTGTGGTTCCGTCAATGCTGCTTCTGCATAAGGAAGGATACGGTTTAGAGCAGGGTATACCTACTCTTCTCATGGCAGCATGCAGCGTTGATGACATCATTGCCATTACCTGCTTCACCACCTGCTTGGGTATAGCCTTTTCAACAG GCACCGTGTGGTTAAATGTGCTGAGGGGACCGCTGGAGGTATTAGGTGGCGCTGCCGCTGGTGTGGCTTTAGGGTACTTTCTACGTTACTTCCCCAGCAGAGACCAG GGAAATCTCGTACTGAAGCGTTCCTTCCTGTTGTTGGGGCTGGCCGTGTTTGCTTTGTTTGGCTGTAACGTGGCTGGGATTCCTGGCGCAGGAGGTCTCTGTGCGCTGGTGCTGACGTTTGTGGCTGGAATAGGCTGGGGGAAAGCTAAG GCTCCAGTGGAAGCGGTGGTGGAGAGGTTTTGGCACGTGTTCCAGCCCCTTCTCTTTGGTCTCATCGGTGCGGAGGTTATCATTACATCTTTGGAGGTCACGACTGTGT TTCTGGGTATAGCAGCCCTGTTCATCGCACTCACGGTACGCCTGCTTATCACTTTTGTTGTGGTACTGCGAGCCGGCTTTAACCTGAAAGAGAAAGTCTTCATCGCTCTAGCCTGGATGCCTAAAGCAACAGTACAG GCTGCCATAGGCTCTACAGCTCTGGACATGGCGCGCTCCAAGAATGACCTTGAGCTGCAGAAGTACGGCATGGACGTCCTCACTGTGGCTGTGCTGTCCATTCTCATCACTGCTCCTATTGGAGCGCTCCTCATCAGTCTACTCGGTCCTCGACTCCTGCGGAAACCAAAGAACCCTGAGTGGG